A stretch of Planococcus citri chromosome 5, ihPlaCitr1.1, whole genome shotgun sequence DNA encodes these proteins:
- the LOC135848260 gene encoding uncharacterized protein LOC135848260 isoform X3 has protein sequence MDQMICDINGVNLPALITLQELSAITVAREIWRCEVNNCRTNNELEKLTPKKLRISFKSKVPDLPTTIDSTIEKYVTKFCLSMENWLEQHYYRVFIFHYGHLNYVLQDFDDFVCDYNGTIDYVKTAERMMRCNKFGDVEKFKIACTYFFEDDIRRIWPFVCKKVGPHNIEFDNCPQIYYWIFCLRNELHKIPTSEHQSVDEAMFDRYMPYNRPSLEYFWNRMSYQNQIHSAARLVQLKDEFYIRFILTKLDYQQLYEFVNMKGCDLICDLLRKRYFEAEFVLEVWMCMRNVMNKGNFTKLVVDMLQTESTRPYTEEKNDHKNWLCLCRELWHSAPHDLRQSAIKNISTYLKLFTSYRSTAGNESSELLLTILECATFDERRSFWTNCWRNLILGKNVEDLQQIMEMCFENGDAIIQFKEEVMSPSEYVWNLFVEVIKKFDFKKLNDLVDFCCPNAETPRHFKQQLLLQSNAFDDKCYLRSWLICRKSDTTQFVKFINDAYENSDLAADYKYRFLASLLASEHDLHEWIHCTLQCNWKEFPILFETFVPTEQAMRRVKMRIIDSVKNFSRLRWDGLFYKPIFDDLLLWCLGNDGEVEKFQQENNILLN, from the coding sequence ATGGATCAAATGATATGTGACATAAATGGTGTTAACCTACCTGCTCTGATAACCCTGCAAGAATTATCAGCTATCACCGTTGCTCGGGAAATATGGCGCTGCGAAGTGAATAATTGTCGTACGAATAACGAATTGGAAAAACTCACTCCGAAAAAGCTACGCATCTCATTCAAGTCAAAAGTTCCCGATTTACCTACCACGATTGATAGTACGATAGAGAAATATGTAACAAAGTTTTGTCTTTCGATGGAAAATTGGCTCGAGCAGCATTACTATAgagtattcatttttcattacgGCCATCTGAATTATGTTTTGCAAGACTTCGATGATTTTGTTTGCGATTACAACGGCACTATTGATTATGTCAAGacagccgaacgtatgatgcgtTGCAATAAATTCGGCGATgtcgagaaatttaaaatagcgTGCACGTATTTCTTCGAAGACGATATCAGACGAATTTGGCCATTCGTGTGCAAAAAGGTGGGTCCGCATAATATTGAATTTGACAATTGTCCTCAGATATATTATTGGATTTTCTGTCTCAGAAATGAGCTGCATAAAATACCCACCTCGGAGCATCAGTCTGTCGATGAAGCAATGTTTGATCGTTACATGCCTTATAATAGACCATCGctggaatatttttggaatcgtatgtCCTACCAAAACCAAATTCATAGCGCTGCGCGACTTGTTCAGCTTAAAGATGAATTTTATATTCGGTTCATTTTAACAAAACTCGATTACCAGCAGCTCTATGAATTTGTCAACATGAAAGGCTGCGATCTGATCTGTGATCTGTTAAGAAAACGTTATTTCGAAGCCGAGTTTGTACTTGAAGTCTGGATGTGCATGAGAAACGTTATGAATAAGGGTAATTTCACAAAACTAGTCGTGGATATGCTTCAGACTGAGAGCACGCGCCCATACACCGAAGAAAAAAACGATCATAAGAATTGGTTATGTCTATGTCGTGAATTATGGCACAGTGCTCCGCATGATTTGAGACAATCAGCCATCAAGAACATATCAACCTACTTAAAGCTGTTCACTTCTTATCGTAGTACAGCTGGCAATGAATCTTCAGAGTTGCTGTTAACTATTCTCGAATGTGCGACTTTCGATGAGAGAAGGTCATTTTGGACCAACTGCTGGCGTAATCTGATCCTAGGCAAAAATGTCGAAGATTTGCAGCAAATAATGGAGATGTGTTTCGAAAACGGCGAtgcaattattcaattcaaagaGGAAGTCATGTCACCGAGTGAATATGTATGGAATCTCTTTGTCGAGGTAATAAAGAagttcgattttaaaaaattaaatgatttgGTGGATTTTTGCTGTCCTAACGCGGAAACACCTAGACATTTTAAACAACAATTATTGCTCCAATCAAATGCATTCGATGACAAATGTTATCTTAGGAGTTGGCTTATTTGTCGTAAATCCGACACAACACAATTTGTTAAGTTCATCAACGATGCTTATGAAAATAGTGATCTCGCTGCAGATTACAAATATCGGTTTCTCGCGTCTCTGCTCGCAAGCGAACACGATTTACACGAGTGGATTCACTGTACGTTACAGTGCAATTGGAAAGAATTTCCGAtactttttgaaacatttgttcCAACGGAACAAGCAATGCGGCGGGTGAAAATGCGTATAATTGATAgcgtcaaaaatttttctagactGCGTTGGGATGGGCTGTTTTATAAACCTATTTTCGATGATTTATTGTTGTGGTGTTTGGGAAACGATGgggaagttgaaaaattccagcaaGAAAACAATATTTTGCTCAACTAA